The following proteins are encoded in a genomic region of Sorangiineae bacterium MSr12523:
- a CDS encoding 2-dehydropantoate 2-reductase, giving the protein MSKEICIFGAGSIGCYVGGRLLAAGGSVSFIGRERLGRELQEHGLHLTDYLGADLRVPAAGVRFATDVSRPLQADLVLVTVKSSGTEEAARVLDAALEKPTVIVSFQNGVGNADVLRRHLPSHTVLAGMVLFNTVNSGKGHFHQGSQGSLDVEKHAALEPFVGLFERAGLPLHQQAAMRSVQWAKLLLNLNNAINALSDLPLKEQLSQRAYRRCAALAQLEGLRILRAAGIRPAQVTSLPPHWIPRLLGTPDWLFRRLAHKMIAIDPHARSSMWEDLNRGRPTEVDWINGELVRLASSVGQRAPVNERLTELVHEAEKGNRSPWSGEYLLAELAPRHVAS; this is encoded by the coding sequence ATGTCGAAGGAAATCTGCATCTTCGGGGCAGGAAGCATCGGTTGTTACGTGGGGGGGCGGTTGCTCGCCGCCGGCGGCTCGGTGAGTTTCATCGGCCGCGAGCGGCTGGGTAGGGAACTGCAGGAGCACGGGTTGCACCTCACGGACTACCTTGGCGCCGACTTGAGGGTGCCCGCGGCCGGGGTGCGTTTTGCCACGGACGTGTCCCGTCCTCTGCAGGCAGATCTCGTGTTGGTGACCGTGAAGTCGAGTGGCACCGAGGAGGCGGCGCGCGTGCTGGATGCCGCGCTGGAAAAGCCGACCGTGATTGTCAGCTTTCAAAACGGCGTCGGCAATGCCGACGTGCTGCGCCGGCATTTGCCGTCGCACACTGTGCTTGCGGGCATGGTGCTCTTCAATACGGTGAACTCCGGCAAGGGGCACTTTCACCAAGGCTCGCAAGGCTCGCTCGACGTGGAGAAGCATGCCGCGCTCGAGCCGTTCGTCGGGCTCTTCGAGCGCGCGGGGTTGCCGTTGCATCAACAGGCGGCCATGCGCTCGGTGCAATGGGCGAAGCTGTTGCTCAATTTGAACAACGCGATCAATGCGCTATCCGATTTGCCGCTCAAAGAGCAGCTCTCGCAGCGCGCCTACCGTCGCTGTGCCGCGCTGGCGCAGCTCGAAGGACTGCGCATTTTGCGTGCGGCGGGTATCCGGCCGGCGCAGGTGACCTCGCTGCCCCCGCATTGGATTCCGCGGTTGCTCGGCACACCGGATTGGCTCTTTCGCCGTCTTGCGCACAAAATGATCGCCATCGATCCGCACGCGCGCTCGTCGATGTGGGAAGACTTGAACAGGGGCCGCCCGACGGAGGTCGACTGGATCAATGGAGAGCTGGTGCGCCTCGCCTCCAGCGTGGGCCAGCGCGCCCCCGTGAACGAGCGGCTGACCGAACTCGTTCACGAGGCCGAAAAGGGCAATCGTTCCCCATGGTCGGGCGAGTACCTCCTCGCGGAGCTCGCACCGCGCCATGTCGCGTCTTAG
- a CDS encoding RICIN domain-containing protein, which yields MNAGLEKSRRRLRIRTVGVTSLTMAATAVTLGASHPASADVSNGASYTVTNVNNGKCVDARSAGTANGTAVQQYACNGTTAQTWQFTATSGGYFQVGNANGTAQVWDVTDVSTADGANIQLWTYGNGNNQQWQPVQESSGAYHFVNRNSGKCLTVPGGSTADSVQLQQATCNNSGAQAFNLNQVGGPTPGQPDLGSNVIIFDPSMSASTIQNRLNSVFGQQERAQFGSNRYALLFKPGTYNVDVNVGFYTQVLGLGLSPDNVTINGAVHVEADWFPPQNATHNFWRAAENLSVTPNGGADRWAVSQAAPYRRMHVRGDLILDDGGWASGGFIADSKIDGQVRSGSQQQWLSRNATWGSWSGSNWNMVFVGVVNAPSGQFPNPPFTVVGQTPVVREKPFLYIDSSGGYNVFVPSVRTNSQGITWGSGTPAGTSIPLSQFYIAKPGVSAATINSALGEGKHVLFTPGIYHLSETIRVNRADTVVLGLGIATLVPDNGIMAMSVADVDGVKIAGLLLDAGPTNSPLLMQVGPSTNSVNHAANPTSLHDVFVRIGGGGVGRATQSLVINSNNVIADHLWLWRADHTDGVGWDVNTADTGLIVNGNNVTTYGLFVEHYKKYQTIWNGNGGRTYFYQNEMPYDPPNQSAWMNGSTRGYAAYKVANSVTSHEAWGLGSYCFFNSNPSVVAERAFEVPDTSGVRFHNMVTVSLGGKGTINHIINNTGGPSNASNNKANWNNYP from the coding sequence ATGAATGCTGGACTCGAGAAATCCAGGCGTCGCCTGCGAATTCGCACCGTAGGCGTGACATCGCTCACCATGGCAGCAACCGCGGTGACATTGGGGGCCTCCCATCCGGCCAGTGCGGACGTATCCAATGGCGCGTCGTATACGGTGACGAACGTGAACAATGGCAAGTGTGTCGATGCGCGAAGCGCCGGCACGGCCAATGGCACGGCAGTGCAGCAATATGCATGCAACGGTACGACTGCGCAGACGTGGCAATTTACGGCCACGAGCGGCGGCTATTTCCAAGTGGGCAACGCCAATGGCACCGCGCAAGTGTGGGACGTGACCGACGTCTCCACGGCCGACGGGGCGAACATTCAGTTGTGGACGTACGGCAACGGAAACAACCAGCAATGGCAGCCCGTTCAGGAGTCCAGCGGCGCATACCATTTCGTCAATCGGAATAGCGGCAAATGCCTCACCGTGCCCGGAGGTTCCACCGCCGACAGCGTGCAATTGCAGCAAGCCACGTGCAACAACTCCGGCGCGCAGGCCTTCAACCTGAATCAGGTCGGAGGCCCCACACCGGGACAGCCGGATCTCGGCTCCAATGTGATCATTTTCGACCCGTCGATGTCCGCGTCGACGATTCAGAATCGCCTCAATTCGGTTTTCGGCCAGCAGGAAAGGGCGCAATTTGGCAGCAATCGCTATGCGCTCCTGTTCAAGCCGGGCACCTACAATGTCGACGTCAACGTCGGCTTCTACACGCAGGTTCTCGGCCTAGGGCTTTCGCCCGACAATGTGACCATCAATGGTGCGGTGCACGTCGAGGCGGACTGGTTCCCGCCCCAGAATGCGACGCACAATTTCTGGCGCGCCGCCGAAAACCTCTCCGTGACCCCCAATGGAGGGGCCGACCGGTGGGCCGTTTCCCAGGCCGCGCCCTACCGCCGCATGCACGTGCGCGGCGATCTCATCCTCGATGACGGGGGGTGGGCCAGCGGAGGCTTCATCGCCGACTCGAAGATCGACGGCCAGGTGCGCTCCGGTTCGCAGCAGCAGTGGCTCTCGCGCAATGCCACCTGGGGCAGCTGGTCGGGCTCCAACTGGAACATGGTCTTCGTCGGCGTGGTCAATGCTCCGTCCGGGCAATTCCCCAATCCGCCGTTCACGGTCGTGGGGCAGACGCCGGTCGTTCGCGAAAAGCCGTTTCTCTACATCGATTCGTCCGGCGGCTACAATGTATTCGTTCCAAGCGTGCGCACCAATTCGCAGGGCATCACCTGGGGGAGCGGCACGCCGGCGGGGACGTCCATTCCGCTGAGCCAATTTTACATCGCGAAGCCGGGCGTGTCGGCCGCCACCATCAACAGCGCGCTGGGCGAGGGCAAGCATGTCCTGTTCACCCCGGGCATTTACCACTTGAGCGAGACGATTCGCGTCAACCGCGCCGACACCGTCGTTCTCGGTTTGGGTATCGCCACCCTGGTTCCGGACAATGGAATCATGGCCATGAGCGTGGCCGACGTGGACGGCGTGAAGATTGCGGGTCTGCTCCTCGACGCCGGCCCGACCAACTCGCCCTTGCTCATGCAGGTCGGCCCCTCGACGAACAGCGTCAATCACGCTGCGAACCCCACGTCGCTGCACGACGTGTTCGTCCGCATCGGCGGCGGCGGGGTGGGCCGGGCCACCCAGAGCCTGGTGATCAACAGCAACAACGTGATTGCCGATCATCTCTGGCTCTGGCGCGCCGATCACACGGACGGCGTCGGCTGGGACGTGAACACCGCGGACACGGGCCTCATCGTCAATGGAAACAATGTGACGACGTATGGCCTTTTCGTCGAGCACTACAAGAAATACCAGACCATCTGGAACGGCAACGGCGGCAGAACGTACTTCTACCAAAATGAGATGCCCTACGATCCGCCCAACCAGAGCGCGTGGATGAACGGCTCGACCCGGGGCTATGCCGCTTACAAAGTGGCCAATTCCGTCACCTCGCACGAAGCCTGGGGTCTCGGAAGCTATTGCTTCTTCAACAGCAATCCAAGCGTCGTTGCGGAGAGGGCCTTCGAGGTACCGGACACGTCGGGCGTGCGCTTCCACAACATGGTGACCGTTTCACTCGGCGGAAAAGGGACGATCAACCACATCATCAACAACACCGGCGGCCCGTCCAACGCCAGCAACAACAAGGCCAACTGGAACAACTATCCGTGA
- a CDS encoding right-handed parallel beta-helix repeat-containing protein, protein MQGLKQSSAFILAMGIACLQGCAGEAPPAGGEDVGELKAGSPPSEMPADGRGAGPAIAAPCTVHAVTQEDMDKAQPGDVVCEGGQLLAKAKRSRLKITKGGTTDKPIVYNGEGADVDGITVEANNVVVQNYTMVKPKAPGIWAEGDNITLQNNTITNPVNGDGDGIRFFGKNIKILHNTVRGTSNKYGHADCMQTYASDTPASEDILIEANRCEKIDNMCLMAEGPNDGEGDGQGHSHHFTLRNNFCETLKASQAIMMEDIQYATITDNEFAASPTKAIGLAIKSTNATVSGNTVSPDIEYEVGIDKSSRKGYSGPQPGGPP, encoded by the coding sequence ATGCAAGGTCTCAAGCAGAGTTCTGCGTTCATTCTGGCCATGGGAATCGCGTGCCTCCAAGGCTGCGCCGGCGAAGCACCCCCCGCCGGCGGCGAAGACGTCGGCGAGCTGAAAGCCGGCAGTCCGCCTTCGGAAATGCCAGCCGACGGGCGCGGCGCGGGTCCTGCCATCGCCGCCCCATGCACCGTGCACGCCGTCACGCAGGAAGACATGGATAAAGCCCAACCCGGCGATGTCGTCTGCGAGGGCGGCCAGCTGCTGGCCAAGGCCAAAAGGTCGCGGCTGAAGATCACCAAGGGCGGTACGACGGACAAGCCCATCGTCTACAACGGTGAAGGCGCCGACGTCGATGGCATCACCGTCGAGGCAAACAATGTGGTCGTGCAGAACTACACGATGGTGAAGCCCAAGGCCCCGGGCATCTGGGCGGAGGGCGACAACATCACCCTGCAGAACAACACCATCACCAACCCCGTGAATGGCGACGGTGACGGCATTCGCTTCTTCGGCAAGAACATCAAGATTTTGCACAACACCGTCCGCGGCACGAGCAACAAATACGGCCACGCCGACTGCATGCAGACGTATGCCAGCGACACACCTGCGAGCGAAGACATTCTGATCGAGGCCAATCGCTGCGAGAAAATCGACAATATGTGCCTCATGGCCGAGGGGCCGAACGACGGTGAGGGCGATGGCCAAGGTCACTCGCACCATTTCACCCTGCGCAACAATTTCTGCGAAACCTTGAAAGCCTCGCAAGCCATCATGATGGAGGACATTCAGTACGCCACCATCACCGACAACGAGTTTGCGGCATCGCCCACCAAGGCCATCGGCCTGGCCATCAAGTCCACGAATGCCACCGTCAGCGGCAACACGGTGAGCCCGGACATCGAATACGAAGTGGGGATCGATAAATCCTCGCGAAAAGGCTACAGCGGCCCGCAGCCGGGCGGCCCGCCCTGA
- a CDS encoding AraC family transcriptional regulator — MKTETRTFYQAAVERTVLRITETLDEALDLAALARGAALSSFHFHRIFRGMMGETPLEMHRRLRLERAAWQLLARDTAVTTIAFEAGYETHEAFTRAFRAAYGSSPSAFRQGAAEIRSACERPQQIELAARSGVHFRHEPAKELLVRFLIGEVIMNVTIEEMPELRVAAIRHVGPYDRISEAFARLGGLAAPAGLFQAPGLKMLAIYHDDPETTAPEQLQSDAGITVGPGVRVPDGAVEVKIPAGRYAHATHVGPYTELGDCWSRLMGGWLPQSGHRVGSGPAYEVYRNNPTNAAPHELTTDLYLSLA, encoded by the coding sequence GTGAAGACAGAAACCCGAACTTTCTACCAAGCGGCGGTGGAGCGAACCGTTCTCCGCATCACGGAAACCCTGGACGAGGCGCTCGATTTGGCCGCGCTCGCGCGGGGGGCGGCGCTCTCATCCTTCCATTTTCACCGCATCTTTCGAGGCATGATGGGTGAAACCCCGCTGGAGATGCACCGCCGCCTGCGGCTCGAGCGTGCCGCGTGGCAACTGCTCGCGCGCGATACCGCCGTGACGACCATCGCGTTCGAGGCTGGCTACGAAACGCACGAGGCGTTCACCCGCGCGTTCCGTGCGGCGTATGGCAGTTCGCCCTCGGCGTTCCGGCAAGGCGCCGCCGAGATCCGATCGGCATGCGAGCGGCCGCAACAAATCGAGCTCGCCGCACGCTCCGGCGTCCACTTCCGTCACGAACCCGCGAAAGAACTCCTCGTTCGATTCCTCATAGGAGAAGTCATCATGAACGTCACCATCGAAGAAATGCCCGAACTCCGCGTTGCCGCCATTCGCCATGTCGGCCCGTACGACCGTATTTCCGAAGCCTTCGCGCGCCTGGGTGGACTCGCCGCGCCGGCGGGGCTCTTTCAGGCACCGGGCCTCAAGATGCTCGCCATCTACCACGACGATCCCGAGACGACGGCGCCCGAGCAGCTTCAGTCCGACGCCGGCATCACCGTCGGCCCCGGGGTGCGTGTGCCCGACGGTGCCGTCGAAGTGAAGATCCCCGCGGGGCGCTACGCGCACGCGACGCACGTCGGCCCCTACACGGAATTGGGCGACTGCTGGTCGCGCTTGATGGGCGGCTGGCTCCCGCAAAGCGGCCACCGCGTGGGCAGCGGGCCCGCGTACGAGGTGTACCGCAACAACCCGACGAACGCGGCCCCGCACGAGCTCACCACCGATCTTTACCTGTCCCTGGCGTGA
- a CDS encoding metalloregulator ArsR/SmtB family transcription factor: MTQTIELDRVFHALADPTRRAVLQRLSGGGAAVSELAAPFDMALPSFLQHLKVLEGCGLVRSQKSGRIRTYELSPGPLRAAEGWMADQRKLWERRLNQLDRYLEDLKPLMDAKRKKEKR; this comes from the coding sequence ATGACCCAAACCATCGAGCTCGATCGGGTGTTTCACGCGCTGGCCGATCCGACGCGACGGGCGGTTCTGCAGCGCTTGAGCGGTGGGGGCGCCGCCGTGAGCGAGCTCGCCGCGCCGTTCGACATGGCGCTGCCGTCCTTCTTGCAGCATCTCAAAGTGCTCGAGGGCTGCGGTTTGGTGCGCTCGCAGAAGAGCGGCAGAATCCGGACGTACGAGCTCTCGCCCGGACCCTTGCGGGCCGCCGAAGGCTGGATGGCCGATCAGCGAAAGCTGTGGGAGCGCCGGCTCAATCAGCTCGATCGGTACCTCGAAGATTTGAAGCCCCTGATGGATGCCAAACGAAAGAAGGAAAAGCGATGA
- a CDS encoding SRPBCC family protein, translating into MTIDPKLDLVLERLVDVPPDLVWMAWTQPEHVKKWFTPAPWTTPECEIDLRPGGLFRTLMRSPEGENHPNFGCYLEVVPNRKLIWTDALEAGFRPSRRPAHLGFRFTAAILLEPHGAGTKYTAHVMHSDPESRDKHESMGFFDGWGTATDQLVAHARTLRK; encoded by the coding sequence ATGACGATCGATCCCAAGCTGGATTTGGTTCTGGAGCGACTGGTCGATGTGCCGCCCGACTTGGTGTGGATGGCCTGGACGCAACCGGAACACGTCAAAAAATGGTTCACCCCCGCGCCTTGGACCACGCCCGAGTGTGAAATCGATCTGCGCCCCGGAGGCCTTTTTCGCACGCTGATGCGTTCTCCGGAGGGCGAAAACCATCCGAACTTCGGTTGCTATTTGGAAGTCGTCCCGAATCGAAAGCTGATTTGGACGGACGCCCTCGAAGCGGGTTTCCGCCCATCGCGCCGACCAGCCCACCTGGGATTCCGCTTCACCGCGGCCATCTTGCTCGAGCCGCACGGGGCGGGTACCAAGTACACCGCCCACGTCATGCATAGCGACCCCGAAAGCCGGGACAAACACGAGTCCATGGGCTTCTTCGACGGCTGGGGCACCGCCACGGACCAACTCGTCGCGCACGCCAGAACGTTGCGCAAATAG
- a CDS encoding AraC family transcriptional regulator has product MKRQDLTRPIVPIVYGVLILDLALERGATRAAMLSDLEIPEAVWNTPDARLSLVQLDRLLFRAVRLTGDGALGYEIGFRCGVTMHGLFGLGAMSLGTVREIVEFGIKFLPVRLPNVKLSLLEGRPQSALEVAEATSLGALRRQTIEITLVGAMHLATEILERQRPGSDAHLEMWFDYPEPEYYAAYRSRLPPAHFGMAANRLFFPTELLDRPLRACNPITAEMMRQQCERELALLGLEGDFPSRVRAALPKPDGGYHSASEVSARLFVSSRTLKRRLAEHATSFQRVLDELRQHDSTRLLQDPALAIEHVAERLAYADPANFTRAFRKWMGITPSEYRTRLSSRTKS; this is encoded by the coding sequence ATGAAGCGGCAAGACCTCACCCGGCCCATCGTGCCCATCGTCTACGGGGTGCTCATCCTCGATCTGGCGCTCGAGCGAGGAGCCACACGCGCGGCGATGCTGTCGGATCTCGAGATCCCCGAGGCCGTGTGGAACACGCCCGATGCGCGACTTTCCCTCGTGCAGCTCGACCGCTTGCTCTTCCGCGCCGTGCGCCTCACCGGCGATGGTGCGCTCGGTTACGAGATCGGTTTTCGCTGCGGGGTCACCATGCACGGGCTCTTTGGCCTTGGGGCCATGAGCCTCGGCACCGTGCGCGAGATCGTGGAATTTGGAATCAAGTTTCTACCGGTGCGCCTTCCCAATGTGAAATTGTCGCTCCTCGAAGGAAGGCCGCAAAGTGCCCTCGAGGTGGCGGAGGCAACATCGCTCGGTGCACTCCGGCGGCAGACCATCGAGATCACCTTGGTGGGCGCCATGCATCTCGCCACGGAGATCCTGGAACGACAGCGCCCGGGTTCGGATGCCCATCTCGAAATGTGGTTCGACTACCCGGAGCCCGAGTATTACGCCGCCTACCGTTCTCGCCTCCCGCCCGCGCACTTCGGCATGGCGGCCAATCGCCTCTTCTTTCCCACGGAGCTGCTGGATCGTCCGCTGCGCGCCTGCAATCCCATCACGGCCGAGATGATGCGCCAGCAGTGCGAACGCGAGCTGGCCTTGCTGGGGCTGGAGGGTGACTTCCCGAGCCGCGTGCGGGCTGCATTGCCCAAGCCGGACGGCGGTTATCATAGCGCGTCGGAGGTGTCGGCCCGCTTGTTCGTCTCCTCCCGCACCTTGAAACGCCGCCTCGCGGAGCACGCCACCAGCTTCCAGCGCGTGCTCGACGAGCTCCGCCAGCACGACAGCACGCGCCTCCTCCAGGATCCGGCGCTGGCCATCGAACATGTGGCCGAGCGCCTGGCTTATGCCGACCCTGCGAACTTCACCCGCGCCTTCCGCAAATGGATGGGCATCACCCCCAGCGAATACCGAACGAGGTTGTCGAGCCGAACGAAGTCGTGA
- a CDS encoding CDC27 family protein, with protein sequence MKRTRLGLPALLVPALLFLATPAHADDKKSAGAHFQRAVTLYGEADYGAALVEFKQAYQLSPNVNVLYNIAQAQFQLQRYAQALSTFEQYLSEGGEGHRGEVLEVVATLQSRVGRLDIHVNAPGAELQIDDEEVPAKRLGKPLTVSVGRRKLVASAKGYHPKTQWVDVAAGESVNVDVRLDSLEQTPVAAPKEPVPALAKNGETSPRESQGGPVLLGWTATGVLAAATAVTGFLAIKSASDLKSARDAYPGDKSDIDSKASKATTFAVTTDVLGGLTLIAAGVSLYWTLTLPSKNEAKVSVAPTGIRFSGSF encoded by the coding sequence ATGAAACGAACCCGCCTCGGTCTTCCTGCCTTGCTCGTGCCGGCGCTTCTGTTCCTCGCTACGCCCGCACACGCCGACGACAAGAAATCCGCGGGGGCACATTTTCAGCGCGCGGTGACGCTCTACGGGGAGGCCGATTACGGGGCCGCCCTCGTCGAATTCAAACAAGCGTACCAGCTCTCCCCCAATGTGAATGTTCTCTACAATATCGCCCAAGCGCAGTTTCAGCTTCAACGCTATGCGCAGGCTCTGTCCACCTTCGAGCAATACCTCAGCGAAGGGGGCGAGGGGCATCGTGGAGAAGTGCTCGAAGTCGTGGCCACGCTCCAATCGCGTGTGGGCCGGCTCGACATTCACGTCAATGCGCCCGGTGCCGAGCTGCAGATCGACGATGAAGAGGTTCCGGCCAAGCGCCTTGGCAAACCGCTGACCGTCAGCGTGGGGCGCCGCAAGCTCGTGGCCTCGGCGAAGGGATACCACCCAAAGACACAATGGGTGGACGTTGCGGCAGGTGAGAGCGTCAACGTCGACGTGCGGCTCGACTCTCTGGAGCAGACCCCGGTGGCGGCCCCCAAAGAGCCTGTACCTGCGCTGGCCAAGAACGGCGAAACGAGTCCGCGTGAATCCCAGGGAGGCCCCGTTTTGCTCGGCTGGACGGCGACGGGCGTCCTCGCCGCAGCGACCGCGGTGACTGGGTTTTTGGCCATCAAGAGTGCATCGGATCTCAAGTCGGCGCGCGACGCGTATCCTGGGGACAAATCGGACATCGATTCCAAAGCATCCAAAGCGACGACGTTTGCCGTGACCACGGACGTGTTGGGTGGGTTGACGCTCATAGCGGCCGGAGTATCGCTCTATTGGACCCTGACGCTTCCTTCGAAGAACGAAGCCAAAGTCAGTGTTGCTCCGACGGGCATCCGCTTCTCCGGCTCTTTCTAA
- a CDS encoding protein kinase — translation MRIGRYELVAELARGGMGIVYLACVQGPGGFSKLLIIKELKPEFVDDPAILSMFVEEARLAARLQHPNVAQTIEVAQEGNRPYIAMEYLQGQSLATIHRRARGKLSPEALLRVIVEMLRGLHYAHTLTDYDGANLGLIHRDVSPHNVFITYAGEVKVLDFGIAKAADTQLETRTGVLKGKVAYLAPELVHGREYDARVDVFSAGAMIWEAVAGRPLWKGSKEVDVLHSLINWEVPRIRSACPDISDELAHICDKATAANPAERYESAEALHMALEAYLASRAGKVNSLREIGATLAEAFKEERERLRRILERALQDLKNGERDRIAVITQQQVNSPLTSSSKSISWPVTRSPAVDAIAPDRAGHKTRRMVAGALSVLALSGAGYFVFRSKMAASATPEAPVQVQSAVAPSGSSPPVAPVAPTATVPPSTFSLIVRTTPPNAKLTIDGFRAQAPYSSRCPSGQSLTIGANADGFVPRLEEVVCDGDIALDLALERQVLGATHVRPPVRARTPANNAAANPAAPPTTPSAPPPASTDVNPAGGKRPTRAIDPNNPYGNQ, via the coding sequence ATGCGGATTGGCCGGTACGAACTGGTGGCGGAGCTTGCGCGTGGCGGCATGGGGATCGTCTACCTTGCGTGTGTGCAGGGGCCGGGCGGTTTCAGCAAGCTTCTCATCATCAAAGAGTTGAAACCCGAATTCGTCGACGATCCTGCGATCCTCTCGATGTTCGTCGAGGAGGCGCGTCTCGCCGCGCGCCTTCAACATCCCAACGTCGCGCAAACGATCGAGGTCGCCCAGGAAGGGAACCGCCCGTACATCGCGATGGAGTACCTGCAGGGGCAATCCCTCGCGACCATCCATCGGCGGGCGAGAGGAAAACTTTCCCCCGAGGCCCTCTTGAGGGTCATCGTCGAGATGCTGCGCGGGCTGCACTATGCGCACACCCTCACGGATTACGACGGCGCGAACCTCGGGCTCATCCACCGGGATGTCAGCCCGCACAATGTATTCATCACTTACGCCGGTGAGGTGAAAGTCCTCGATTTCGGCATCGCCAAGGCGGCCGACACCCAGCTCGAAACGAGAACCGGGGTGCTCAAAGGCAAGGTAGCCTACCTCGCGCCCGAGCTCGTTCACGGCCGGGAGTACGATGCGCGGGTCGACGTCTTCTCGGCCGGCGCCATGATCTGGGAAGCCGTCGCGGGGCGCCCGCTCTGGAAGGGATCCAAGGAAGTCGACGTGCTCCACAGTCTGATCAACTGGGAGGTTCCCCGCATCCGATCGGCCTGCCCCGACATTTCCGACGAGCTCGCACACATTTGCGACAAGGCCACGGCGGCGAACCCCGCCGAGCGGTACGAGTCGGCCGAGGCCCTTCACATGGCCCTCGAGGCCTATCTGGCCAGCAGGGCGGGCAAGGTCAATTCTCTTCGCGAAATCGGTGCCACGCTCGCGGAGGCCTTCAAAGAAGAGCGCGAACGATTGCGTCGCATCCTCGAGCGTGCGCTGCAAGATTTGAAGAATGGCGAGCGCGATCGCATCGCCGTCATCACCCAGCAGCAGGTGAATTCGCCGCTCACGTCCTCGAGCAAATCGATCAGCTGGCCCGTCACGCGATCGCCCGCCGTCGATGCCATCGCCCCCGATCGAGCCGGTCACAAGACGCGCCGCATGGTCGCGGGCGCTTTGTCCGTGCTCGCCTTGTCGGGCGCAGGTTATTTCGTCTTTCGCTCGAAAATGGCCGCATCTGCGACGCCCGAAGCCCCCGTGCAGGTGCAATCGGCAGTCGCACCGAGTGGCTCGTCACCGCCGGTCGCACCCGTCGCGCCCACCGCGACGGTGCCGCCGAGCACGTTTTCCCTCATCGTGCGGACGACACCTCCCAACGCGAAACTGACCATCGACGGGTTCCGCGCGCAGGCACCCTACTCCTCGCGGTGTCCGTCGGGCCAATCGCTGACCATCGGTGCCAATGCGGACGGCTTCGTTCCGAGGCTCGAAGAAGTGGTATGCGATGGCGATATTGCGCTCGACCTCGCCCTCGAGCGGCAAGTTTTGGGCGCCACCCACGTTCGCCCGCCCGTCCGTGCGCGCACGCCTGCGAACAACGCGGCCGCGAACCCCGCTGCACCGCCCACGACTCCCTCCGCCCCTCCGCCTGCCTCCACGGACGTCAATCCGGCCGGTGGAAAGCGGCCTACGCGGGCCATCGATCCCAACAACCCCTACGGCAACCAATGA